The genomic segment CTTGTGCTCGATGTGACGAACGTCAACACCGCCCTGGCGCTTGTCGTAGATGAACATAGACAGACCACGTCCGTCCTTGGTGCCCTCCTCAGAACGAGCCAGCACGAGGTGGATGTCGCTATCACCGTTGGTGATGAAGCGCTTAACACCGTTCAGGCGCCAGCAGTTCTCCTTCTCGTCGAAGGTAGCCTTCAGCATCACGCGCTGTAGGTCAGAACCAGCATCAGGCTCAGTCAGGTCCATAGACATACCCTCACCAGCGCAAACGCGGGGGATATACTTCTGGCGCTGCTCCTCAGAACCGAACTCGTAAAGAGTATCGATACAGCTCTGCAAGCTCCAGATGTTCTGGAAACCGGCATCGGCAGAAGAAATCATCTCAGAGAGCATAGAGAACACGGTGTTAGGCAGGTTCAGACCGCCGTAACGACGAGGCATAGAAACACCCCACAGACCAGCCTTGCGGGTGGCGTCGAGGTTCTCGTAAGTCTTAGAGGCGTAGATCATACGACCATTCTCGAGGTGTGGACCTTCCAGGTCGACGCTCTCAGAGTTTGGCTCGATGATGTTGGCAGCCACATCGCCAGTGATGTCGAGAATCTGCTTGTAGTTCTCGATGGCATCGCCCAGGTCAACGGGAGCATAGTCATATTCTTTCGCATCAGCGAAACCCTTTTCTTTCAGCTCAACGATACGAGCCATCAGGGGGTGGTTCAAGTAGAACCCGATCTCAGGATGATCGCTATAATAGTTTGCCATAATTATTTGCTATTCTGCTTATAGTACTTAATTAACTTTGGAACAACCTCCTCAACGGTACCAACGATGACGTAGTCGGCAATCTTGTTGATAGGTGCATCGGGATCGCTGTTCACGCTGATGATGATACCAGAATCCTGCATACCAGCGATGTGCTGAATCTGTCCAGAGATACCGCAGGCAATATATACCTTGGGGTGAACAGTAACACCAGTCTGACCAATCTGACGGTCGTGATCCAGCCAGCCAGCATCGACAGCAGCACGGCTACCACCAACCTCACCATGGAGCACCTTAGCCAACTCGAACAGCATGTCGAAGTTCTCCTTAGAGCCAACACCATAACCACCAGCAACAACGATAGGAGCACCCTTCAGGTTGTGCTTGGCAGCCTCAACGTGGTGATCGAGCACCTTTACTACGAAGGCCTCGGGGCTAACATACTTGCTTACCTCAGGATAAACAACCTCCTTGCGGCACTCGCCCTCGTACAGGGCCTTCTGCATCACGCCAGAGCGTACAGTAGCCATCTGAGGACGGTGGTCGGGGTTGACGATGGTAGCTACGATGTTACCACCGAAAGCAGGACGAATCTGATAAAGCAGATTCTCGTATGTCTTGTTGTTCTTCTTATCCTCGAAAGGACCAATCTCCAGCTCTGTGCAGTCGGCAGTCAGGCCAGAGGTCAGTGATGACGATACACGTGGACCGAGGTCGCGACCGATAACGGTAGCACCCATCAGACAGATCTGAGGCTGCTCCTCCTTGAAGAGGTTAACCAGAATATCAGTGTGGGGAGCAGAGGTGTAAGGGAACAGGTCTTTAGCGTCGAAAACAAACAGCTTATCGACACCGTAAGGCAGAATCTGATCCTCAACCTTACCCTTGATGCCAGTACCGGCAACAATAGCATGGAGCTCTACGTTCAGTTCATTGGCGAGCTTACGACCCTTGGTCAGCAGCTCCTGAGATACTTCCTGTACCTGAGTACCTTCAATTTCGCAATATACAAATACGTTGTTCATATCTATATTTTCTGTGAAAATCTTGACGCGAGCGTCGAGCTTAGCCAATAATCTTCTCGTCCAACAATTCTTTGATCATTCCCTCGATATCAGCATCAGAAGCCGTCAAAGTCTTCGACTCCTTAGCCTGGAACACGATGTTCTTGATGGCCTTTACCTTGGTAGGTGAGCCACTCAGACCGCACTGGTTTACATCGCCATCCACATCAGCCACGCTCCACTGGTTGAGTGTGAGCTCAGGACGCTGCTCGTACAGATAGTCGTAGGCAGTACCCTCGGCAGGACGCTCCATAGGACAGGTAGCGCGCTTGTACTTCATCACCAGCTTAGCGTTCTGTGGGCGACAAGGAGCAGCGCTTCCGTTTACAGTGATAACAACAGGCAGAGGAGCCTCTACGGTCTCAACACCACCGTCGATCACACGCTTGATAGTTGCCTTGCCATCCTTTACTGAGAGAACCTCCTCAGCGTAAGTTACCTGGTTCAGGCCCAGCTTCTGAGCCACCTGAGGACCTACCTGAGCGGTATCACCATCGATAGCCTGACGACCACCGATAACGATGTCAACATCGCCAATCTTCTTGATGGCAGTAGCCAGTGCATAAGAAGTAGCGAGGGTATCAGCACCAGCGAAGAGACGGTCGGTCAGCAACCAACCTGTATCTGCGCCACGATATAATCCCTGACGGATAATCTCACCTGCACGTGGAGGACCCATCGTGAGGATTCCTACTGTTGAGCCTGGGTTCTGCTCCTTCAGGCGAAGGGCCTGCTCCAGGGCATTCAAATCTTCTGGATTGAAGATGGCGGGCAGGGCAGCACGGTTTACGGTGCCTTCGGCAGTCATTGCATCCTTACCCACGTTACGGGTGTCTGGCACTTGCTTGGCCAGCACAACAATTTTCAAAGCCATATTATTTATAATGTTCAATAATGAATATTCAAAATTTTGCAAAAAGCGGTGCAAAGGTAGTACTTTTCTCCTAATTGGCAAAGTAAAAAGTGTAAAAATTGCACAAACTTGGCTTAAACGTGCACAATTCGGCTATTTTGTGCAATTGAAAATTTGGTTTTCTCGCAGGTTATTAGTAACTTTGCACCCTGAAAAGCAAACTTTATGAAAAGACTACTATCTACGATAGCGGCGGCAGGATTGGCACTCGGTGTGGGCGCACAGGGGTTTGATAACCTGCCTGACCCTATAGAAGACGTGAACAAGGTGGTGGACAACACCCCTGACTCCATAGCAAAGGCGCTGATGTCGCGCCCTGCACCAGGCAGCACTCGCAAGGGAGAGCAGCCTGTTTTGTTCCTTGTTGGCAATTCCACCATGCGCAATGGCACGCTGGGTAATGGAAACAACGGCCAATGGGGCTGGGGATACTACTTTCCCAAGTATTTTAACGCACAGAAAATAGCTGTCGAGAACCAAGCACTGGGGGGGATGAGCACCCGTACGTTCTATACGGACCTATGGCCTGCCATCCGTCAGGCTTTGAAGCCTGGCGACTGGGTTATCGTGTCGATAGGTCATAACGACAATGGCGAGTTCTTTGACCAGAAGCGGGCACGTGCCGTGATTCCTGGCGTGGACCCAGATACATGTTATGTGGGTTTTAACCAGCGCACACAGAAGCAAGACACCGTCTATTCGTATGGCACCTACCTGCGCAAGTATATCAGCGAGATTCGTGCGAAGGGGGCTAACCCCATCCTGATGTCGCTGACACCACGTGATGCCTTTGACGACAAGGGTAAGATTGTGCGCAAGGCTCAGACGGAGTGGGCGGCCTACGTTGCTGCCGTGGAGGCTGTGCCCTTTGTTGACTTAAACGAGATCAGTGGGGCGAAGTTGGATACCTATAGTCGCTGGAAGCAGCAGTACCACTTCATGGGCGACAAGATTCATACGTCGAAGTTTGGCGCCGAGATGAATGCACGCTCTGCAGCTGAGGGACTGTGGGAGAGCAATAACCCACAGCTGCTGCCTTTGAAGGCCATGATGCAGGGCGTCGTGGGAGATAACTATAACGACCGTCGCGAGAAGGGTAAGCCTGTTGTCTTCTTCACAGGCGACTCGACAGTAAAGAACGCCGATAAGGAGGAAGACGGCATGTGGGGCTGGGCCTCGCAGGCGCAGACAGTGTTCGATGAGTCGAAAATTACGTTAGTGAATGCAGCTCGTGCTGGTCGTTCTACGCGTAGCTTTATTCGTGAGGGCTTGTGGGAGAAGGTATATAACTCGCTGCAGCCTGGCGACTTCGTGACAATTCAGTTTGGACATAACGATATCTGTCCGATTACGGATGCGAAGGCACGTGGTGTGATTGCTGAGTCGAAGGATACGCTGCACGTGTATCGTTTGGACAACGGTACCTATGAGGTGGTCTATAGTTTTGGCTGGTATCTGAAGAAGATGATTGACGACTGTCGCGAGAAGGGTGCTACGCCCATCCTTGTGAGTCTGACACCTCGCAACGAATGGCCTGGCGGCAAGATCGAGCGTCGCGACGACTCGTATGGCAAATGGTATCGTGAGGTGGTGAAGGAAACGGGTGTGGAGTTCGTCGATTTGCACAACATCAGTGCCGACTTCCTCGATAAGAAGTATGCAAAGAAACGTCTCTCTGATGACAAAGAGAAGGCAAAGGCAGAGATGGCCCAGATTAAAGAAAAAGCAGGTCTTTATTTTAAGAAGGACCACACCCACGCTTCGAAATTGGGCGCACAAATGAATGCAAAGTCGTTTGCCAAGGGTCTGAAGGCCAACGGCAGCACACTGGCTAAGTATCTTAAGAAGTAATGTATATCAAGAAGGTAATAGATATGATTCGATACATCGGACAATGTCGCTTGGCGATGAGCGCGCTGCTATTGGTAGTAGCGCTAAGCGCGTTTGGGTCTGATGACAGATTTTCACAGATTGACTCTCCATCGAGAAACAACGCATTGGAAAAGGATGCCGATGCGCGTATTGACCACATGCTGGAGTTCTTTAACGAGGCTGTCTACGATTCGGTATTTCCGCTGGCGCAGGAGATGATGGACTTGTGCGAGAAGCATCACATGGTGCGCCGTAAGATGCAGGCGTGGCACATGCTTATTGGTGCCTATCACTATACAGGACAGTATAACCAGGCTCTGCGCGAAACGAAGCTGATGTATCAGGAGGCTCGTAAGCGCGGCTCTGACTATGGCAAGTCGATGGCCTATTTCAATATGGGTAATGTGTACTTCAGCATGAGTCACTATGAGGAGTCGGCCGATGCCTACGAGAAGAGTATCCCCCTGATGCTGAAGATTGACGAGTCAGTGCTGTTGGATATTTATCCTTACTACTGCGACGCGCTGGAGGCTCTAAAGCGATTTGATAAGTTGGACCAGACCATTCTTCAGTGGTATCAGGTGATGCAGAAGCAGATGAAGAGTCTTTCTCCTGACGAAAAGAACGTGGCACTGGCTAACTATTTCATTGCATGCGTGCAGGGCTCACTGGGCAGGAATAGCCTGAATGATGCGGAACGATATCTGAATGATGCAGAGCGTTTTATTAAGGACAAGAACAGATATGAATATATGTATCTGCTGTTCTATCGTGCCCAGTTGCGTATGCTGCAGGGAAGATATGACGAGGCGCTGCAGTTGAATGCTGAACGGTTGAGAATGTGTAACTTCATTGACGACAAGCCGACACTGGTGCCTGTACATAAACAGAGAGCAGACATTCTGATGCAGGCAGGGCGCTTTAAAGAAGCTGCACAGATGTATGCACGTACTTACCTGCTGAGCGACTCGTTGAATCGCGCCAACACGCGTACGCAACTCAATGAGCTTCGCACCATGTTTAAGGTTGATGAACTGGAGACTGTGAACACTGAACGTGAGTCGCGACTGGAGGCTATGGAGGCTCACTCGGCCTGGCAGCGCAGCCGCTTTATAACGATTATCACGACGGTGGCATCTGTGTGTCTGCTTGCTATCATGCTCCTTGTTTGGTATTCAGCGCGTAAACTGAGATTCAAGAATAGGGAACTGGCGCTGCGCAATAAGGAACTGCGTATTGCCAGTGAAAAGGCGGAGGCTTCGCTGAGGATGAAGACTGACTTTATCCATCAGATATCGCACGAGATCCGCACTCCATTGAATGTGTTGTCGGGCTTCTCCCAGATTCTGACAACGAGTGGCGCCTCGCTCGATGAGGCTACGCGTCAGAGTATTAACCACCGTATCGTGGAGAGTACGGACCGTATCACCAATCTGGTGAACAAGATGCTGGAACTCAGCGAGGCCAGCAGCGAGACGATTATTGAACGTACTGACGATGTGTCGCCTGTACGTATTGCCGAAGAGGCCATCACGTTGGCATCTGTCAACAGACAGCAGCACATTACCTTCGACTATGCTGCCGATCCTGCAGTCCAGATGGTGACGTTGAAGACGAATATTAAGCAGGCTACTCGCGTTATCCAGTTCCTGTTGGATAATGCTGTGAAGTTTATGCATCCACAGGGTGCGGACCTGAAGCAGGGATTTATCCGCTTCTTGGTGAAACCTTCTGACGATAACTTGTTTGTGAAGTTCATCGTTGAGGATACTGGTAAGGGTGTGCCTGCCGAGGAGGCTGAGCATATCTTCGAGGAGTTTGTGCAGTTGGACGAATATTACGAAGGTACAGGTGTGGGCCTTACTGTGGCTCGCAGCATAGCGCGCCGTTTGGGTGGCGATGTGATGCTCGATACAACTTATAATGAGGGTGCACGCTTTGTATTCACCTTACCTAAGAACTAAATCGGAATGATAGACAGAG from the Prevotella sp. E15-22 genome contains:
- a CDS encoding GDSL-type esterase/lipase family protein yields the protein MKRLLSTIAAAGLALGVGAQGFDNLPDPIEDVNKVVDNTPDSIAKALMSRPAPGSTRKGEQPVLFLVGNSTMRNGTLGNGNNGQWGWGYYFPKYFNAQKIAVENQALGGMSTRTFYTDLWPAIRQALKPGDWVIVSIGHNDNGEFFDQKRARAVIPGVDPDTCYVGFNQRTQKQDTVYSYGTYLRKYISEIRAKGANPILMSLTPRDAFDDKGKIVRKAQTEWAAYVAAVEAVPFVDLNEISGAKLDTYSRWKQQYHFMGDKIHTSKFGAEMNARSAAEGLWESNNPQLLPLKAMMQGVVGDNYNDRREKGKPVVFFTGDSTVKNADKEEDGMWGWASQAQTVFDESKITLVNAARAGRSTRSFIREGLWEKVYNSLQPGDFVTIQFGHNDICPITDAKARGVIAESKDTLHVYRLDNGTYEVVYSFGWYLKKMIDDCREKGATPILVSLTPRNEWPGGKIERRDDSYGKWYREVVKETGVEFVDLHNISADFLDKKYAKKRLSDDKEKAKAEMAQIKEKAGLYFKKDHTHASKLGAQMNAKSFAKGLKANGSTLAKYLKK
- a CDS encoding electron transfer flavoprotein subunit beta/FixA family protein, coding for MALKIVVLAKQVPDTRNVGKDAMTAEGTVNRAALPAIFNPEDLNALEQALRLKEQNPGSTVGILTMGPPRAGEIIRQGLYRGADTGWLLTDRLFAGADTLATSYALATAIKKIGDVDIVIGGRQAIDGDTAQVGPQVAQKLGLNQVTYAEEVLSVKDGKATIKRVIDGGVETVEAPLPVVITVNGSAAPCRPQNAKLVMKYKRATCPMERPAEGTAYDYLYEQRPELTLNQWSVADVDGDVNQCGLSGSPTKVKAIKNIVFQAKESKTLTASDADIEGMIKELLDEKIIG
- a CDS encoding electron transfer flavoprotein subunit alpha/FixB family protein → MNNVFVYCEIEGTQVQEVSQELLTKGRKLANELNVELHAIVAGTGIKGKVEDQILPYGVDKLFVFDAKDLFPYTSAPHTDILVNLFKEEQPQICLMGATVIGRDLGPRVSSSLTSGLTADCTELEIGPFEDKKNNKTYENLLYQIRPAFGGNIVATIVNPDHRPQMATVRSGVMQKALYEGECRKEVVYPEVSKYVSPEAFVVKVLDHHVEAAKHNLKGAPIVVAGGYGVGSKENFDMLFELAKVLHGEVGGSRAAVDAGWLDHDRQIGQTGVTVHPKVYIACGISGQIQHIAGMQDSGIIISVNSDPDAPINKIADYVIVGTVEEVVPKLIKYYKQNSK
- a CDS encoding ATP-binding protein, with protein sequence MIRYIGQCRLAMSALLLVVALSAFGSDDRFSQIDSPSRNNALEKDADARIDHMLEFFNEAVYDSVFPLAQEMMDLCEKHHMVRRKMQAWHMLIGAYHYTGQYNQALRETKLMYQEARKRGSDYGKSMAYFNMGNVYFSMSHYEESADAYEKSIPLMLKIDESVLLDIYPYYCDALEALKRFDKLDQTILQWYQVMQKQMKSLSPDEKNVALANYFIACVQGSLGRNSLNDAERYLNDAERFIKDKNRYEYMYLLFYRAQLRMLQGRYDEALQLNAERLRMCNFIDDKPTLVPVHKQRADILMQAGRFKEAAQMYARTYLLSDSLNRANTRTQLNELRTMFKVDELETVNTERESRLEAMEAHSAWQRSRFITIITTVASVCLLAIMLLVWYSARKLRFKNRELALRNKELRIASEKAEASLRMKTDFIHQISHEIRTPLNVLSGFSQILTTSGASLDEATRQSINHRIVESTDRITNLVNKMLELSEASSETIIERTDDVSPVRIAEEAITLASVNRQQHITFDYAADPAVQMVTLKTNIKQATRVIQFLLDNAVKFMHPQGADLKQGFIRFLVKPSDDNLFVKFIVEDTGKGVPAEEAEHIFEEFVQLDEYYEGTGVGLTVARSIARRLGGDVMLDTTYNEGARFVFTLPKN